The Nostoc sp. 'Peltigera membranacea cyanobiont' N6 genome contains the following window.
TGACTACTTCGCTTCTGGAACTCCCATTGTAGCGACGGAAATTCCTTCATTAGTTGAGTTTCAAGATACTCAGTCTATTACTGCTTGGTGTGAGCCAGATAATTCCAGCAAATTTGCCGAAAGTCTGAAGCGGGTTTTAGAAACTCATCCCAGAAAAATAGAAGGTTATCCAGATAGTATCGAGTTTGTCAAGCAGTTTTCTTGGGAAAATCGAGCGGCAAAAATCCTTAGTTATGTTGATAAATCTCTGCTTCCTCTAGTTATCGCATAAAAAAGAATGTAGAAGACAAATAATTAATAACTAAAATGACTATCAAAACTGTAGGTATGATTAGCAGCTATCGAGGTTTAGAAACTAGAGCCGATTGGCTGTGGCAACAAACCCCGCATCAATTTGGAGTTTGGGGCAATATGCAAATGCAGGCACTAGCAACCAAACCAGATTTTCTACTGATGTATCAATTTGATTTTCCCCAAGCAGCGCCACAAAAATCTTGGTTAGATAGTTTTCGCAAACAGCGCCAGAAATCAGTAGTAAATGTTGATTCTCTACTGCGTGGTGTCAACAAAGAGCGAATTATTTATTTGCTAAGGGAACCGCCTTTAGATGAAATTGTCGAAATAACTAATCACAATTATCAACAAGCCCAGAAGTATTGCGGCTACATTTCTGGCCCCGATGATTTTGCTCCCACTCCTGACTATATGCCTGCTATTTGGTATCACTCAAATTCATTTCAAGATTTAAATGAAATGCCACCGCCTCAAAAGGTTGCTCCATGTAGTTGGATTACTTCAGGAATTAGTCGCACAGCCAAGCATCGCCAGCGTTTAGACTTTTTGCAGTCCCTACAATCTAGTGGCATTAAATTTGATTTATATGGGCGCAACTTACCAGAATCGGCTAAAAAGTCAGGAGAACTAGGTAACAAATGGTATGGCATGGCTCCATACTATTACAATTTGGCAATTGAAAATTATGCTGATAATAATTGGTATGTGAGCGAGAAACTTTGGGATAGTTTACTTGCGTGGTGTTTACCAATTTACTATGGTGGCCCGGCTGCTGATAAATTATTGCCACCAGGTAGTTTTTTGCGGCTGCCCAGTTTAGATGAAAAAGGTATTGCCTACATCAAAGAAGTTACAGCTACACCTGATGCTTGGTATGCTGCCAAAGATGCGATCGCAGAAGCACGTCAAATCATTTTACACAAATTAAACTTGCTTAACTGGTTATCAAATTTTGTCGATAAACACTCATAAATTATGAATGGTATTTGTACCCTTGGCAATGATTATGTTTTCGATCAACTGGTGGCTCTGCTCAACAGTATTGATGTTATTTTAGGCTCAGAAACTCCTGTTTGCATTTATCCTTTCGACGATCGGACACAGCGAATTGCTGATGAAATAGCTAAACGCCCTAATGTATTTATTTACGACGATCGCGAATCAATCAACCGTTGGGATCAATTTATGCTCTCAGCAGCACCAGAACGATTGAATCGGAGTAAATCACGTTTGTATGGCGCTCACCGTCGTTTTTGTGCTTTTGATGGGCCATTCGATAAGTTTATCTATTTAGATGCAGACACCTTGGTGATGAACTCACTAGCAACAGTGTTTGAAAAGCTAGATACTTATGATTTTGTTGTCTACGATTTCCAATTTAAAGACGTTAGTAAAATATACAATGTTAATTCTCCTAAATTACAAGAAATTTTCGAGCAAAAGCGGATAGATTCTGAAATCTTTTGCTCAGGTTTCTATGGTGCAAAGCGGGGAATATTTAACTCAGAACAAAGAGATTTACTGATATCCCATTTACAAAATGGTGAGGCGGAAATCTTGTATGGCGGTGCTGGCGAACAACCATTGATTAACTACATGGTAATGAGGTCTAATCTTTCTATTTATAACTTTGCTCGGCAACTGCCAGATAATCAAAAAACCGGATGTTCTGCTACATCTAAGCACTTCGAGGAACGAGAACACCTTCTTTATGACAAAGGCAATCGACTAACTTATCTTCACTATATTGGTATTCCTCCTCAGATCAATCAAGCAGTCTGTGCTGGAGAAAATATTGAGTTTCCTTATCGAGATTTATTTCTCTACTATCGTTACTTACACGAACCAGAGAAGTTTCCAATCTTTACAAATCCTCCTAAGAATTATAATGACGCTCCAGTACCAAATTTACTTACAAGAGCTTTGCGGAAATTTAAGTTAATTAACCAAGGATAATTTATGAGCAAGGGAATTTATATTGTTGCTAATGACCGCGTTATCGATAATGCGATCGCTTTACTCAATAGCATTCGTTACTATGACCCAGAAGTAAACATTTATCTCATACCATTTAATGAAGATTATCACAAGGTAGCAGAGCAGCTTACTACCTTACACAACGTGCAAATTTTTCCAGATTTAGAACTTATTGATAAATTTACCAAACGTATCGGAGAAATTTTTGATAGAGATTTCCTCGCCTTACCCAACAAGATGCGTAAACTTGTGGCGTGGTTTGGCCCTTTAGATGAGTTTATCTATATTGATACAGATATTGTCGTCTTTGAAAAAATCGCCGACAATTTAGACAAACTTTCAGAAGTCGATTTCTTCTGTTGTGATTACCATCATGCCAATGACAAGCTGCGAAATATTTTTTCCCCATTTGTGAAAGAGCAGGAAATTTTTTCCGATGCCCAACTTCAAGACGTTTTTAACAGTGGTTTTTGGGCTTCCAGAAAAGGAGTTATTACCGAACAACAAATGGATGAAGCTTTGCGAGAGTGTGCGACGCATCGTGAATATTTCGATTTTTCTGAAGGAGTTACAGATCAACCAATTTTAAATTATCTTGTTCTCAAACTAATTTCTAAACGGGGAAATCTCGTTAAAATTCCTGGGGGTGGGCCTGGTAGTTGGGCTGGTTCGCAAAATTTCCAACAGCAAGATTACGCCCTCTATGACCGAGGGCAACGATTAAAATATCTCCATTGGGCTGGTACGCGAATGAAAACTGGTAGTCCCTATTGGCAATTGTGGGAACACTATCGTTATCTCCATGAGGGAAAATTCGCTTTCATCCCCAAACTGACTCGCCGTTTATTTCCCTTTGTTGCTGCCCGCACTTAATATTAGGAGTATCCCAATGATTGATGGCATTTACATCCTAGCCAATGATGTTGTCTATGACCAACTAGTTGCTTTACTTAATAGCATAGAAGCTAATGCTGGTAGACCAATTCCTGTTTGTGTAATTCCATATAATGAGCGGTTAGACAAGGTAAAAGCAGAGGTTGCAGCTAGAGATAATGTCACCTTATTTGAAGATTATGCTTCCATAGCTCGTTGGGAAGATTTTGGCACTCGGATTTGGAAAGCTCATCCAAGAGCGTTAAAACTCTGGCAAGAATATGGCTTACCAGAGAATTATCGGGTAGAAAGGCATCGAAAACTTTGCTGTCTAGATGGCCCTTTTAACAAGTTTATCTTCTTTGACGGAGATACGTTGTTAATGAAACCACTGGATGATGTTTATCAAAAGCTAGATGAATATGATTGGCTTGCGAATGACTTTCAATATAAGTCGGATTTGGATTATATTTTTAACTGGACAGAAGAGAAGCTAGAAAAAGTTTTTTCTCTCAAAAATATTAGTAAGAATGTTTTTTGTTCCGGTTGGTTTGCTTCTAAAAAGGGTGTGTTTGATGATGTAATGCTAGCAAACTTACTAGAAAAGTTAGAAGCAGGCGAAGCTGATGCACTAGCGTGGGCAGATTCCGATCAAACAGTTCTCAACTATTTAGTTTTACGAAGTGGGATATCTTACTATAATTACGCCGCTCATACTTCAGCGACTGGGAACCACTGGAGTTCTAAATTTGATGTTGTAGATAATATTCTTTACGACCAAGGAAAACCCCTGACTTACATTCACTATATGAGTGTATCTTCTTCAGATTTCGCGAGGCTTTGCACTGGTGAAGATGTTAATATCCCATATCGAGATGTGTTTTTGCATTATAGATATTTAAAGTCACCAGAACAAAGACCCAAAAGCTTTAAGCGTCAGAGTCCATTAGTCCGTCTACAAAATACTACTACAAGCTTTTTAAATCAAAAAGTCAGCAATATTAAGCTTAACTATCGTAATTTTAAGGATAGAATTACTAAATAATTAAGCAAGGTAAGACTTAAAGTTTTTTGAATTTGTAACTAATTTATTGCTCAATTATCGGTAATAAAAATTAAAGTCTTTCAAAGTTATAATTCTTAAACGCAGGAAATTATATAAATACTTAAGAGTTTTATTGATTTTAAGTATAATTCTTTTCCCAATGAAGCGTTCGGGGTATTCTAGCTTTGCTTGTTGCTCAAAATATATTGCCATGTCCTCCATTTTCGACTCTCCCTTTTTGATTCTGACGAATTCAACTCTATTCTTAAAGAAAGAGATACCCTCCATTGCACTCCATCTTACAGGTAAACCAGCTTTAGCAGCTGCTAAACCTATTGCATTTCCTTCGGAGTCATAGAGTCCGTTTAACTCACAATAAGATGCGATAATTTCCCACTGTTTAAGAAATTCTATTTCCTTTCCAGAGTCTTTTGTAACTGCAAATAAATATTCGTAGAC
Protein-coding sequences here:
- a CDS encoding glycosyltransferase family 10 domain-containing protein translates to MTIKTVGMISSYRGLETRADWLWQQTPHQFGVWGNMQMQALATKPDFLLMYQFDFPQAAPQKSWLDSFRKQRQKSVVNVDSLLRGVNKERIIYLLREPPLDEIVEITNHNYQQAQKYCGYISGPDDFAPTPDYMPAIWYHSNSFQDLNEMPPPQKVAPCSWITSGISRTAKHRQRLDFLQSLQSSGIKFDLYGRNLPESAKKSGELGNKWYGMAPYYYNLAIENYADNNWYVSEKLWDSLLAWCLPIYYGGPAADKLLPPGSFLRLPSLDEKGIAYIKEVTATPDAWYAAKDAIAEARQIILHKLNLLNWLSNFVDKHS
- a CDS encoding Npun_R2821/Npun_R2822 family protein gives rise to the protein MNGICTLGNDYVFDQLVALLNSIDVILGSETPVCIYPFDDRTQRIADEIAKRPNVFIYDDRESINRWDQFMLSAAPERLNRSKSRLYGAHRRFCAFDGPFDKFIYLDADTLVMNSLATVFEKLDTYDFVVYDFQFKDVSKIYNVNSPKLQEIFEQKRIDSEIFCSGFYGAKRGIFNSEQRDLLISHLQNGEAEILYGGAGEQPLINYMVMRSNLSIYNFARQLPDNQKTGCSATSKHFEEREHLLYDKGNRLTYLHYIGIPPQINQAVCAGENIEFPYRDLFLYYRYLHEPEKFPIFTNPPKNYNDAPVPNLLTRALRKFKLINQG
- a CDS encoding Npun_R2821/Npun_R2822 family protein, which produces MSKGIYIVANDRVIDNAIALLNSIRYYDPEVNIYLIPFNEDYHKVAEQLTTLHNVQIFPDLELIDKFTKRIGEIFDRDFLALPNKMRKLVAWFGPLDEFIYIDTDIVVFEKIADNLDKLSEVDFFCCDYHHANDKLRNIFSPFVKEQEIFSDAQLQDVFNSGFWASRKGVITEQQMDEALRECATHREYFDFSEGVTDQPILNYLVLKLISKRGNLVKIPGGGPGSWAGSQNFQQQDYALYDRGQRLKYLHWAGTRMKTGSPYWQLWEHYRYLHEGKFAFIPKLTRRLFPFVAART
- a CDS encoding Npun_R2821/Npun_R2822 family protein: MIDGIYILANDVVYDQLVALLNSIEANAGRPIPVCVIPYNERLDKVKAEVAARDNVTLFEDYASIARWEDFGTRIWKAHPRALKLWQEYGLPENYRVERHRKLCCLDGPFNKFIFFDGDTLLMKPLDDVYQKLDEYDWLANDFQYKSDLDYIFNWTEEKLEKVFSLKNISKNVFCSGWFASKKGVFDDVMLANLLEKLEAGEADALAWADSDQTVLNYLVLRSGISYYNYAAHTSATGNHWSSKFDVVDNILYDQGKPLTYIHYMSVSSSDFARLCTGEDVNIPYRDVFLHYRYLKSPEQRPKSFKRQSPLVRLQNTTTSFLNQKVSNIKLNYRNFKDRITK